AGGCGATGGGTGACACCAATCCCGCGTACGAGGGGCCCGACGCCATAGCGCCGCCGACCATGCTCCAGGCCTGGACGATGGGTGGGCTCTCCGGGCATCAGGGGCGCAGCGGCGCCTACGACGAGCTGTTCGCGCTGCTGGACGGCGCGGGGTACACCTCGGTCGTCGCCACCGATTGCGAGCAGGAGTATCTGCGTCCGTTGCGGCCCGGTGAAGCGATCACTTTCGACGCGGTCATCGAGTCGGTGTCCGAGCGCAAGACGACGAAGCTGGGCACGGGGCACTTCGTCACGACGCGCATGGATGTCAGGGCGGACGGCGAGCTCGCCGGGACGCATCGCTTCCGGATTCTCAAGTACGCTCCCGCGGCGCGGGCAGGGCGTGCGGTGAGGGGAGCGCGGGAGCAGCAGGCCCTGCGGCCCCGTCCGGTGGTGAACCGGGACAACGCGGGGTTCTGGGAAGGAGTCCGCGAGCACCGCCTCCTCATCCAGCGCTGCGAGGGGTGCGGGGCATTGCGCTTTCCCTGGCTGCCGGGGTGCGGCGCGTGCGCCTCGCAGGACTGGAGCACGGTCGAGGCGAGCGGCGAGGGGACCGTCTTCTCGTACGTGGTGATGCACCACCCGCCTTTCCCGGCCTTCGACCCGCCGTACGCGGTGGGTCTGGTCGAGCTGGCCGAAGGCGTCCGGATCATCAGCAATGTGGTCGGGGTGCCGTACGACAAGGTCCGAATAGGGATGCCGGTACGGCTCGAATTCCTTCGGGTGGACGAGGAGCTGGAGCTGCCGGTCTTCCGGGCTGGCGACGGTTCGGGTGTCGTTGCGGGAGGGGAGGGCTGACGTGGACTTCACACCTGCGCAGGACCAGGCGGCCGCCGCCGGTCTGGCCGCGCGGATCTTCGGTGACCTGTCGACCCCCGAGCGTCTCGCGGCGGCCGGCACCGGCACGGACCCCGAGCTGTGGAAGGCGCTCGGCTCCGCCGGTCTGCCGGGGGCGGTGGAGGAGACCGGGCTGCTCGGACTCGTGCTGATGCTGGAGGAGCAGGGCCGGACGACGGCGCAGGTGCCGTTCGCCGCCAGTTGCGTGTACGGACTGCTCGCGGTGGCGGGGCATGGCACCTCCGAGCAGCGGGACCGGCTGCTGCCGGGCCTGCGGGACGGGACGGAGGTGGCCACGGGGGCGTTTCCGGCGCAGGCCGGAGTGCGGGTCACCGGCGCGGAGGAACTAGAGGCAGGAGAAGCAGGGACCGGTGGGGGCGCGGGGCGGCTCACGGGGGTGGTGCCCTGGGTTCCCTGGCTTCGGGACGCGTCCTGGGTTCTGGTGGCGACGGCCGACCGGGGTCTGTGGAGAGTGCGTACGGCCGATGCCGGCTGCGATGCGGTCGAGCTCAGCGCACCCTGGTCGGCGGGCCGGCTCGTTCTCGACGGGGCGCCGGCGGAGAGGCTCGGCGGGGCCGGTGCGTACGACGATGTGCTGGCGATGGCGCGGACCGCGTTCGCGGGGCTCCAGGCCGGGGTCTGCGCGGGGTCGCTGGCGCGGGCCGTGGAGTACACGAACGAGCGGGAACAGTTCGGGAGACCACTCGCGGCCAAGCAAGGGGTCCAACTCCGGGCAGCTGACGCCTATATGGATACGGAGGCCATCCGTGTCACCGCGTACGAGGCGGCATGGCGACGGGACGAGGGGGTGCCGTACGCGGGCCATGCGCTGACCGCGGCCTGGTGGGCATCGGAGGCGGGCAGACGGGTCGTGCATGCCGGGCAGCATCTGCACGGCGGCATGGGCGCCGACCTGGAGCATCCCGTGCACCGGCATTTCTTGTGGGGCAGACAGCTCGATGCGTATCTGGGATGCGGGGGTGAACTGCTCGCGGAGCTGGGCGACTTGATCGCCGGAGACGACGGGAACGGTGCGGCGGGGGCGGGGATGACGTGGGTGCGGAAGTGAAGGCGGAGGGGGAGGGAATGGATCGGGAAGAGGGGGAAGCCGCTGTGACGGAGGTAGCTGTGGGGGTCGGCACGGAGCTGGCGCCGCTGGAGATTCCGGTCACCCGGACACTGATCGTCTCCGGAGCCATCGCGTCCCGTGACTACCAGGACGTGCACCATGACGCGGAGCTCGCCAAGGAGAAGGGCTCCCCCGACATCTTCATGAACATCCTGACGACGAACGGACTGGTCGGCCGTTACGTCACCGATCACTTCGGCCCCGCAGCGGTTCTGCGCAAGGTCGCGATACGGCTGGGCGCCCCCAACTACCCAGGAGACACCATGGTGTTGACCGGGACGGTGGCTGAGGTCCAAGAGGGGGACGCCGGCGGGAGCGGGCACGGAAGTGAGCCCGGCGGCGGTGCCACGGTGGTGGTGCGGATCGTCGGGGCCAACGGGCTGGGCAAGCACGTCACCGGGACGGTGACAGTCGCCCTCCCGAACCCCCCGAACCCCCCGAGCCCCACGAGCACGCCGTCCCGTCCCTCGGTGTCGGGGAGGCCGGCATGAGCGTGCGGGCGAAGGACAGTCTTGGCGGGCGGGCGGCGATCGTCGGGATCGGGGCGACCGAGTTCTCCAAGGACTCCGGGCGCAGTGAGCTGAAGCTGGCGGTGGAGGCGGTGGGGGCGGCGCTGGACGACGCCGGGCTCTCCCCCGCCGATGTCGACGGCATGGTCACGTTCACCATGGACACCAGCCCGGAGATCACCGTCGCGCAGGCGGCCGGGATAGGGGATCTCTCCTTCTTCTCTCGTGTCCACTACGGCGGTGGTGCAGCCTGCGCCACAGTGCATCAGGCTGCGCTCGCCGTGGCGACCGGGGTGGCCGAAGTGGTCGTCTGCTACCGGGCGTTCAATGAGCGCTCCGGCAGGAGGTTCGGCTCGGGGGTGCAGCATCGGGAGCCGTCGGCGGAGGGGGCGGCGCTCGGCTGGGCACTGCCGTTCGGGCTGCTCACGCCCGCGTCGTGGGTGGCGATGGCGGCGCAGCGCTATCTCCACGCGTACGGCCTGGGCCCTGAGGCGTTCGGGCATGTCGCCGTCATGGACCGCGCGTATGCGGCCACCAATCCGGCGGCGTACTTCCACGGGAAGCCGATCACGCTGGAGGACCATGCGGCGTCGCGGTGGATCGTGGAGCCGTTGCGGCTGCTCGACTGCTGTCAGGAGACCGACGGCGGGCAGGCGATCGTCGTCACCAGCGTCGAGCGGGCCCGCGACCTGCCGCACCGGCCCGCCGTGATCACGGCGGCGGCCCAGGGGGCCGGGCGCAACCAGGAGCAGATGACGAGTTTCTACCGGGACGACATGACGGGTCTGCCTGAAATGGGTGTGGTGTCACGGCAGTTGTGGCGGTCGGCGGGGCTGGCGCCGGGCGAGATAGACGTCGGGATCCTCTATGACCACTTCACGCCGTTCGTGCTGATGCAGCTGGAGGAGTTCGGCTTCTGCGGGCCGGGTGAGGCGGCGGACTTCGTGGCGGAGCGACGGCTTCCGCTCAACACGCACGGTGGGCAGCTCGGCGAGGCGTACCTGCACGGG
The DNA window shown above is from Streptomyces sp. NBC_01445 and carries:
- a CDS encoding bifunctional MaoC family dehydratase N-terminal/OB-fold nucleic acid binding domain-containing protein, with product MTSEALKAFEGLPAATSGVGKDLVNVPMIRHWCEAMGDTNPAYEGPDAIAPPTMLQAWTMGGLSGHQGRSGAYDELFALLDGAGYTSVVATDCEQEYLRPLRPGEAITFDAVIESVSERKTTKLGTGHFVTTRMDVRADGELAGTHRFRILKYAPAARAGRAVRGAREQQALRPRPVVNRDNAGFWEGVREHRLLIQRCEGCGALRFPWLPGCGACASQDWSTVEASGEGTVFSYVVMHHPPFPAFDPPYAVGLVELAEGVRIISNVVGVPYDKVRIGMPVRLEFLRVDEELELPVFRAGDGSGVVAGGEG
- a CDS encoding acyl-CoA dehydrogenase family protein; amino-acid sequence: MDFTPAQDQAAAAGLAARIFGDLSTPERLAAAGTGTDPELWKALGSAGLPGAVEETGLLGLVLMLEEQGRTTAQVPFAASCVYGLLAVAGHGTSEQRDRLLPGLRDGTEVATGAFPAQAGVRVTGAEELEAGEAGTGGGAGRLTGVVPWVPWLRDASWVLVATADRGLWRVRTADAGCDAVELSAPWSAGRLVLDGAPAERLGGAGAYDDVLAMARTAFAGLQAGVCAGSLARAVEYTNEREQFGRPLAAKQGVQLRAADAYMDTEAIRVTAYEAAWRRDEGVPYAGHALTAAWWASEAGRRVVHAGQHLHGGMGADLEHPVHRHFLWGRQLDAYLGCGGELLAELGDLIAGDDGNGAAGAGMTWVRK
- a CDS encoding MaoC family dehydratase, which codes for MTEVAVGVGTELAPLEIPVTRTLIVSGAIASRDYQDVHHDAELAKEKGSPDIFMNILTTNGLVGRYVTDHFGPAAVLRKVAIRLGAPNYPGDTMVLTGTVAEVQEGDAGGSGHGSEPGGGATVVVRIVGANGLGKHVTGTVTVALPNPPNPPSPTSTPSRPSVSGRPA
- a CDS encoding lipid-transfer protein, giving the protein MSVRAKDSLGGRAAIVGIGATEFSKDSGRSELKLAVEAVGAALDDAGLSPADVDGMVTFTMDTSPEITVAQAAGIGDLSFFSRVHYGGGAACATVHQAALAVATGVAEVVVCYRAFNERSGRRFGSGVQHREPSAEGAALGWALPFGLLTPASWVAMAAQRYLHAYGLGPEAFGHVAVMDRAYAATNPAAYFHGKPITLEDHAASRWIVEPLRLLDCCQETDGGQAIVVTSVERARDLPHRPAVITAAAQGAGRNQEQMTSFYRDDMTGLPEMGVVSRQLWRSAGLAPGEIDVGILYDHFTPFVLMQLEEFGFCGPGEAADFVAERRLPLNTHGGQLGEAYLHGMNGIAEAVRQVRGTAVNQIAGAATALVTAGTGVPTSGLILGADG